Below is a window of Clostridium sp. JN-1 DNA.
CCATGTCCCTCGGATATTAAACCATTATTTAAATACTCCTGTACTTTTTCATCTAGATTTAATAATCTCAAGCAATTAGTAACAGCAGTACGTGATTTCCCTATTCTATTACTCAATTGTTCCTGCGTTAAATTAAAGTCATCAATTAATCTCTTATATGCTAGCGCTTCTTCTATTGGATTTAAATCCTGCCTTTGTATATTTTCAATTAATGATACTTCTAGTATATCTTTTTCAGTTAAATTCATTATAATTGCAGGAACCTTTTCCAAGTTTGCTAACTTTGCAGCTCGCCATCTTCTCTCTCCAGCTATTATATTATATGTTTGTCCATCTTTCTTTAATATTATTGGCTGAATTACTCCATGTTCTTTTATAGATTCAGAAAGCTGAGTTATCTTTTCTTCATTAAAATTTTTTCTAGGCTGATATTTATTAGCTTGTATCATATTTATATCTACCATTTTTATAATACCATTATCTTTTTGATCCATCTGATGTTCTACTTTTTCCTCGGGTATTAATGCACCTAACCCCTTACCTAGTCCAATTTTCCTACTCAATTAATTTTTCACTCCTTTTTATCTGAGACTGCCTACTTAAAAATTCTTTTGTTAAATTACTATATGCTTTAGCACCTCTGCATTTATCATCATATAAAACTATAGGCAGCCCAAAGCTAGGTGCTTCTGCTAGTCTTACGTTTCTAGGAATCAAAGTTTTATACACTTTATCCTTAAAATATTTTTTAACTTCTTTTAAAACATCACTTGATAATTTGGTTCTCCCATCATACATACTTACTACTACGCCTTCTACTTCAATATCTTGATTTAATGATCTTTTTATAAGTTGTATTGTATTAACTAGTTGTCCAACTCCCTCTAGTGCATAAAATTCACATTGTATAGGTATAAGAACACTATTTGAACATGTCAATGCATTAATAGTTAGTAATCCTAGAGAAGGAGGACAATCTATAAATATAAAATCAAACTCTTGCTTTAAATTATTAATCTTTTTCTTTAATATAGATTCCCTTTCATTTTTATTTATAAGTTCAACTTCTGCACCTGCTAATTCCATATTAGAAGGTGCTGCATAAAAGTTATCTATAAGCTCGCATTTTCTTATAACGTCATCCAATTCTATATCTGAAGTCAATACATCATATATTGATTCCTCTATAGCTGCCTTATCAAAACCAAGCCCACTAGTAGTATTTCCCTGCGGATCAATATCTATATCAAGTACTTTATAACCTTGAATAGCTAAATATGAACTTAAGTTAATACTAGTTGTAGTCTTTCCAACACCGCCTTTTTGATTAAATATAGATACTATTTTCATACACATTTACACCTCTCATACAAAAGTAACAGACATAAATATAATCCTTATCTCCAATATTTAAGTAAGTCATATATTACAAAGACGTACAATTAAATTTAATCATATATTTAATTATATATTTTTATATAATATATTAAAAGTATTTTTACAAAAATGTAATGTAAAATTAATTTTAATTTCTTGTACTATATTAAAGTTAATTCTATTTAAAATAAAAGATAGAGTTGATTCTTCAACTCTATCTTTTAATATGTTTCACGTGAAACATATTATATTATTTTTTAGGAATCGTTATTGTTATTTCTATTTTATCATCTAAATCTTTAGAATTATATTGTGCGTTAAGTCCATATTTATCAAATACTTGTCTAACCGTATTAATATAAACTCTAGGAGAAAATATTCCCTTTATCTTTTTATTAACTTTTTTCTCTTTACCTTTAATGCTTTCCTCTAATTCCTTATTTATCAGCTCTTCAGTCTTTTTTACATTCAAGGATTTTTTTATAACTAAATTAAGTACTTTTTTCTGTAACTCAACAGTTGGAAGTTTTAGCAGTGCTCTAGCATGTCTTTCTGTTAAATTATTTTCTAAGAGCATATCCCTAATTTCCTGTGTCAACCTTAATATTCTAATTTTATTTGCAATAGTGGATTGTTTTTTGCCTATTATCTGTGCAAGTTTTTCCTGCGTATAAGAATATTCTTTTATAAGGTTATAGTAAGCTTCAGCTTCTTCTATAAAATTTAAATTTTCTCTTTGTAAATTTTCTAGAAGAGCAATAGCTGCTGAATCCTTATCACTTATATCCACTATTATAGTTGGCACTTCCTTTAACCCTGCCTTTTTAGCTGCTCTTAATCTTCTTTCACCTGACACCAATTCATATTTATCTTCGCCTATTTTTCTAACAGACAAAGGTTGAATTATACCATAAGTTCTTATAGATTGAGCCAATTCATCTAAACTTTCTTCATCGAAGTATTTCCTTGGTTGATATACATTAGGCAAAATTAGATCTACAGGCACATAATTAATATTTTTTTGCATACTTAACTCATCCTTCTTGTAAATTCCTATTCTTAACACTTCTTCGCTATTTTTTAAATTCCTTCTCAAGCATCTAAATTTTCGTGTGACAAATTATAACACTTATTTTAAAGGCTTTTTAGAAACTATCCCCGGCTTTCTTGGATATGTGTTATTTGTGTGCTTTAATTTTTTTATAACTACAAGATTATGGTTTAAATCACTATCTTTTATATCAACTTCTATTATATCCTCTACCTTACATCCAAGAATAGAAATAGCATTTTGAGCTTCCTCAATTTCATCTACTACAGCTGGTCCCTTCATTGCAATAAAATATCCACCAACTTTAACATAAGGAATACATAATTCACTTAATACTGTGAGATTAGCTACTGCACGTGATACTACAGCATCTGCTTTTTCTCTATATTCTTGTTTTCTTGCATAATCTTCTGCTCTACCGTGAATGGTATTTATGTTAGTTAATTCAAGTTTATCTATTACTGCATTTAAAAAATTTATTCTTTTATTTAAAGAATCTAATAATGTTATATTTAAATCATTTTTAACGATTTTCATAGGGATGCCGGGAAAGCCAGCACCAGTGCCTATATCAATAACATTTTTTGCTCCTTTTAACGGTATAAATTTAAATATATTTATGCAGTCAATAAAATGTTTTTTTATTATTTCATCTTCATCAGTAATAGCTGTTAAATTTATTTTCTTATTCCATTCAATTATCATATCTTTGTATTTAACAAATTTATCATAAGCTTTTTCATCAAAATTAATATTTACATCATCGCAAGCATCTTTCATTATATCAAAATAATTCATACCTACTTCTCCATTCTACTACTATTTTATAGAAATATACAACCTTTAAATTTAATTGCATTTACTAATAAGTTCTATATTAATTATTACAAAATCAAAGTTAAATTTCTATAGTAATTACTATTTGTATTTTTCTTTTCTATATTCTTTTTCAAGATATATTAA
It encodes the following:
- a CDS encoding ParB/RepB/Spo0J family partition protein — translated: MSRKIGLGKGLGALIPEEKVEHQMDQKDNGIIKMVDINMIQANKYQPRKNFNEEKITQLSESIKEHGVIQPIILKKDGQTYNIIAGERRWRAAKLANLEKVPAIIMNLTEKDILEVSLIENIQRQDLNPIEEALAYKRLIDDFNLTQEQLSNRIGKSRTAVTNCLRLLNLDEKVQEYLNNGLISEGHGRALLGLQDKELQRKLAKVIIDKDLSVRETEKFIKNINTNKNDNQDTNIKEQTLNPYYLDIKNKLENLFSTKVSLLNKKNKGKIQIEYYSEQDLQRILDILKLNQ
- a CDS encoding ParA family protein codes for the protein MKIVSIFNQKGGVGKTTTSINLSSYLAIQGYKVLDIDIDPQGNTTSGLGFDKAAIEESIYDVLTSDIELDDVIRKCELIDNFYAAPSNMELAGAEVELINKNERESILKKKINNLKQEFDFIFIDCPPSLGLLTINALTCSNSVLIPIQCEFYALEGVGQLVNTIQLIKRSLNQDIEVEGVVVSMYDGRTKLSSDVLKEVKKYFKDKVYKTLIPRNVRLAEAPSFGLPIVLYDDKCRGAKAYSNLTKEFLSRQSQIKRSEKLIE
- the noc gene encoding nucleoid occlusion protein is translated as MQKNINYVPVDLILPNVYQPRKYFDEESLDELAQSIRTYGIIQPLSVRKIGEDKYELVSGERRLRAAKKAGLKEVPTIIVDISDKDSAAIALLENLQRENLNFIEEAEAYYNLIKEYSYTQEKLAQIIGKKQSTIANKIRILRLTQEIRDMLLENNLTERHARALLKLPTVELQKKVLNLVIKKSLNVKKTEELINKELEESIKGKEKKVNKKIKGIFSPRVYINTVRQVFDKYGLNAQYNSKDLDDKIEITITIPKK
- the rsmG gene encoding 16S rRNA (guanine(527)-N(7))-methyltransferase RsmG; its protein translation is MNYFDIMKDACDDVNINFDEKAYDKFVKYKDMIIEWNKKINLTAITDEDEIIKKHFIDCINIFKFIPLKGAKNVIDIGTGAGFPGIPMKIVKNDLNITLLDSLNKRINFLNAVIDKLELTNINTIHGRAEDYARKQEYREKADAVVSRAVANLTVLSELCIPYVKVGGYFIAMKGPAVVDEIEEAQNAISILGCKVEDIIEVDIKDSDLNHNLVVIKKLKHTNNTYPRKPGIVSKKPLK